tttaaaataagcaaactaGAGTTCTTTGAAATTACAACTTAAAAATCTGTCTGTTCCATTTCATCAGGTTTAGATTCAAGTAGTACTGAAAAGGTAGAAGGATCTGTTAGATGACCAGCATCACTCTGAAGGCTAGAAGATCTTAAATTGTCAAAAGTAGAAATGTCTAGAACTGTGAAAAAGGCAGTTTTCActtttcaaagatgaaaaaCTCCAGCTCATCTCAGTGGAACACAGATGTCTACCTGCTAAGCAGATAAACCATGACTTAATGGAGGGCATCATCTTTCTGCAGcattaataaacaaacaaaaaaaaaggacacaggTTGTTGTTTAAGCAAGTCTAATAGCAGAGGAACAGACTGCCAAAACACGAGAAACTTTCTCACCTCCAAAGTGAGTCCAGTCAGCAGATTTGCTTGGCAGAGacaatctgaaaaacaaaaatgaagcattaaATAGTAAGTTTAAATAGGCGAACACTCTGCAAGTCACTTTAAAATGGCCTGCCTACCTCAAAAGAGTTTACAGTCTAATAAAAGTACAATTATGGTCAGTCGGTATGTGAGAAAATAAGGAGGAACTGTGCAAGCAGCAGATTGCAAGGGCAGATGATGGAGGGAGTAAtttattggaaaagaaaaattctcaCAGGCATAGAACAAATCAAAAAATGTGGTAGTaagatgaaaagaagaaatacagcagaTAAACCTAAACCTTAAATCCAGTTGTCCAGTTTTTAGTTTCATGTATATTAGAAAGTGTCAACCTCCCCTTGGCCTCTACAGTTACTTTTGCCTATCTAGTGTGGGACTTAAACGTGATAAAGTGAACAAATCTCACTATCAGTGGTACCAAACCACAGCTGGGCACAGCCAGCAGCCCTGCTTCTTCATCCCAAGCCCTGTCAGTGATAGCAGTAAGAGTCCTATGGTCACAGCCCCACTTTTTACAGCAAAGCGAACTAGTTACCACGGCAAATATAAAAATGCTCCACCCAGAACCTCTAGCTCAGTTAACAGCAACGTTTCACAGAACGTGGTTTTGCTGCAGATTTCCAGACACAGCTGCTTTCAGGTAGAGCTATGAAAATAAAGCCAGCACAAAAAGGACTAAGAAGAAAGTTTGCAAAGTACAATTTTCAGTCACCTACTTGTTCAGCTCCTTAGTGTGTGCATCCGCTCCTTGCTGTATCAGCCTGTCCAGCACTTCCACGGGAGAAGTGGAGGACACGCACTCCTCATCCTGGGTTCCCTTGGCTTTCTTTAGCAGCTCCTCGGTCTTCTTGCCAACAAAGAGGTAGGCAGTCTTTGGTAATGCAACCTCAAAAAGGTGGTCGTATAGGGGAGGCTGCCCGCTCCCAAACACCATCCGTCTTTGTGCTGGTACTTTGCAAGGGCTGGGAGCGAGAATACACATCTCTCCAGAGGCTCCTTCCCTGTTACCAGCAGGGCTTTCAGCGGAGCCTCCGCAGGGCTTGTCTATGGGAGTAaatgtttgtttgggtgtttcCCGCGCACTCTCAGGCCCAGGCTTGTCCAGAGAAGATGTTAAAGGCTCAGAGGTCTGACTGTGTCCCTGAACGCCAGAGACTGCTGAATGGGTCTTCTTTTGAGAGCCTGACAGACTTTCGTTTGTGCGGTAAAATGGAGAGTCAAATCCTCCTCTAGGCACCATGTGTTCAGCATCAGTTGTGATCTCGGAGATCTCTTTAGATATTGCATCTGAGAAGGATGGGAGGGGGGAGCATAATATCTTGTATTTTAACATTACAAACATTTCCTTAGCTAAGATGTATGTAAGGATGACAGAAATTACCTTCCTCTCTGTCCTTTTCAGCACTATCTTCAAAAGACAAACCACCTAAAAACTCTGGAAGATCACTTAAGGTTACTGAACTTTTACTACCGGGtgtgtctgaaaaaaacaaaaaagaaatgttagtTGTACAGATGCTATTTTCTCCAGCCTTATCGCAGCACAAAACAGAAGGCTTTTACTGCTGAAAGAGCCTTAGAATAAGCCTGTCCTTCCTTCAGATGCTTCCCCAGCGGAGGAAACTATCCAAGACCTGTTCCATTCAGAGATCAGTCACTGGTCGGTCCTGAGcccaaaatgtaattttgtaaaCTTAACATCTGCTGTTGTACAACAAGTGTAGGCGACCGCCTCTGTAAATAAGGATGTGCTGTTCGCAACTAAACcaattaaataaatagaaaaaaacaggCTTAAGTGTAGAGTGATTACTGTACTTCCACATTAGCAATAAAATCCCCTTTGGATTCTGATCTGGCTACACAAGGACACAGAACTTACCTGAAAAAAGGAAGTTTAGCCAACTAATGTAACAGAAACTCAACAATGTGACTACTGATGAAAACTCTGAGCCAGCTGCCAGGGAGATCCACACTAAAGCACGCAGGGCAGAAACACCTCTTGTTCACAGCTCAGTCACAGATTAGGAGCCCAGGGGAAAACCTAGTTTGTTCTTCATGTGTGATTCAGAAAGTTCAGATTCCAGTGTTGCTATACAACTTTACCAAGGAAAACCAGCTTTGAATTTCACAATCATCTCCACTTTGAGGATGGTTAAAGATTGACAGTACAGATGTCTCAATTACAGTACCAAAATCCCTTTCTACAGCTGTCACAGACAGAGATGACAGAGAATGGAAAATGGAATCTAGATTTACCTATTAGAGGTTGAGTTCCTCAACCATCCACTGTTGATTTCAATATTCCacaggactttaaaaaaaaaggttcaagTACAGCAATATAATTGTAGatggaaaacaaagattttcCAAGAGCCTTTAAATGGGAGCGTCATTTATCCTTATGTGCAGCCTTACAGTTTGATCCAGACATGTGACATAAGACTTGTTCAGGTAAGACTTCATATACAACTTGCTGcttctaataaaaaaatcatcctCAAAgaatcagctttaaaaaaaaaaaaaacaaaaccaaaacccatgaactttttcagttttcactgtagatttgtatatttaaatatgCATAAGAACACATGAGGGCcagttaaaaaaatccacaagctATTTCTGAAGGCAAAgagtaaaaatgaaatcaaaagcACCACAAGAAAGTTTTAAGTTGAACCACAGGTTAAGGCAGGGTCCTGGAACTACGAAGAACTTGTTGGGGGAGAGGAGGcgcagaaaaagacaaaaacctgtGGAAAAGTGTTTGGCAACTGGAACAGGTGTCAATAAAACCAGGATTTGTTTACAATAGGTTATTGTAATagggagaggaaaacagagTTTACCCAATGATTTATCGCTGTTTATGACATTTTGCTGTCGGTACAGTGAAGGCCTCCCAGAATCTGGTTTGTCCTcctgaaaatatagaaaacaaaaaccaaaatagatTCTTGACATCAGACATCTGTTGGAAACAAACCTCTTGGACAGTTTCATAGAAAGGGAATTCCTGCAAATAGATGGCTTAAATAGCAAACCAATCTAAGCAGTCTTCAAACTGTGCAACTGGAAGTAGCAATAGTTGCgtaaacttaaaagaaaatgagtttttgcaatgaaatgcaaattttttaaaatctgttactCTGATTTTTCCTTCTGGTCACTGCACGTATGACAAGTCAACGAAAAAAACCATCAGATTTGTTTGGCAGAAGAGTTTTGTTATACCTTTTTAGGAGGcatggcagcagctgaagggattgAAACATGCACAAAGTCATCTGAAGCGCAGGGTGGAGGAGGAGACGTGGCTGGTGTTCCCAAAGGTGTTCCTTTCCCCCCTGCTGAAAAGGAGGAGCAAAAGTTTTCTCAGCAGGCTCCCACTTCCTCCTTTCAGCTGAATATTGTATGTGAAGAATTGTACGTTTCAAACACTATCTCAACCATTTACTTCTTAAATCTCTTTCAACTTTTTATCAAAATAAGAGTGCACAGTTTTTAAAAGACCTGCTTCAGACTTTGGCACTTAATTAATTGTGACTTAATTGCCGTTTCTGTGTTTGCATTAGCACTGCTCTAGATGACCAGGTTATTCAGTCCACAGAATGACTTGAGCCTATCAAACAGCACGGTGCGGCATTCTCTCTTAAGAAGTTGACAGCAAAATTTACAACCAGAATTTCTATTATAATAAACTTCGAAGGCCTAACTCCAAAATGCAGCACGTACCGGAGGTGCCAAGAGCTTTGCTGTAAGGTTGTGAGGCAGAGTGGGATGGCTCCGATGGGACAATGCCAGGGGATGTGGGTGGAGTGGTCATCCCACACACTGCAGAAGGACTCCAGATGGTAACCTGTGGAAAAGCAACACACAACAAACACAAATCAGCGACACTCAGAAAAGGAACACATGAATAATCCATATCCAGGTTCTGACACGGGAGATCAGATGGGGATTAAACCTGAAATGTACACCAGCTTCTGAAGAGCTCACAAACATGTTTTCAGAAGCACGAATTTCTTTGGATTGTCACAAGAAACCAGGAGCAAAGTGCAAAGCATTAAAAGCATTTTGGCTCCACTGTACGTTCTGCTTTACCTGCTGTGCTTCAGTTGGCAGCCGTATTGTCTGTGGGCTCAGAATCTGAGGTAGCTGCCCTGGCATTTGTGATAGTGTTAGCCGAGGAGTGGAATATGGGGTAGAagtccctgaaagttaaaaaaaaaaattaaaagcatccAACACATCAAACACAAATCAATGATTCTTCTGGGTAATATTTAAAGGCTTTTaaccaaaacatttcaaatcCATTCAATACACACAGTCGTAGCTAGCAAACAAGAGACTTTTCTTCCAGcccaagaaaatacatttttaatatattacatACTAGAGCTTTTCTTTTGGTTGGTTCATTGTTTTAGGGCAGGGGAGAAAGAAGCAGTGGAAAGGCAACTTTGCCAACATTCTGTATGTCTACATGACCAGAGCatatgtctatatatatatatattttttttaaatgacagtttATTTTCTGGTGCTTAAGAATCAAATTTTAAGTGGGACAAATTAGTAAGACGTCTTTTTGCTATAGGGCCAGTTTTCCTCCAGAAACTGGGTATTCACCAGCCATCAAGCAGGTCTTACCATAGCTGCTCTGTGTGTCAATGTCAGAGCTGGCACTGGGGTCAGTTTGATGATGTTTTAAGCTTGTGCTGAGTTTCCGAGACACAGAGGAATAACCATCTTCATACGAGGCTTCTGCAGGGTCCAGGGAGATTTTGGCACATTCTATCACAACATCATGAGTTTCTAGTCTTTTCCACCTGCAGACAGTTTTTGGATCCAAAAGAGTAAGTTAGTCAATTATTGTTACAAATAAGAGTTCCTGGAAATATGAGGAATTGGCTTGTAGGACGGCTCATTTGTTCCAGACAGCTTTGCACACTCCCAGTCAAAACTGGAACAAGGCACCATACAGAAATTGCAACCAGATGACTTGTAAGAGGGGGTCTCAAAGAGGAGACAAACAGCTTTGACACAGAGATCCATAAAGGTCTGCCATGGAGCACTCTGGAAAGGAGGAACAGCACACGGAGACTTGGTTGATCCTGAGCTTCAGCAGCTGTAGAAATCAGCTCAACTAGACTCAGATGTTGGTAGTCAAAATTGAGACATGCCAGCAGTGAGGGAATCTTATATTATTTAAGCAAACACCATCTGCAATGTTAGTTTCAGGTCTGTGTTTTTCCTCCCAAGTTTTGGGAATGTTTTTTTTACTATTACTACCTCCTTCATTCTGAAAACTTTTTCTTACTAAATTAAGTGGCCAGATTAGATCTGCCCAATATCTCAGGCAATGGAAATTCACtgtaaagaagagaaagcacagAAGGCTGCCAATTAAAGGCTGAGCTGCTTTCGAGTGTAAGATATTATGTGCAAGATACCAAATCAGAAGGCTTCAACTGGTAGTTTTGTGCCAACTGTGCTCCTTAGTGGTGCCACCCTCCCCCCTGTCTGGGAGAAGCCTACAAAACTGAGCACTGTGATATTCAATAGGTTCCCATTTAGGAGTGTTTTCCTAGTGGCTCTGAAAAGCGGGGCAAGAGCACTACTGTGCAGCAACAAGAGTcaattttctcctcttcagtGGCTGGGCCTGTGGAgacaagagaaaagcagcaagtggtgctgctgcaggcaaaTGAGCCTATTGCTAAAGAAAACTAATACAGCTGATAATGTTAAGACATACCTGTTAAAAGAACTGATCTGTTAACTGAACCAATATCTAGGTACCAAAACAAGACACGCTGAAGCCATTTTAAACACTTAAATCCCACCAAGTACttcaacaaaccaaaaaaaaaaaaaaaaatcacccaaacTTTATGCCAATGAAGCGGGTCAGTGGtagtttctctttcttcattatAACCAAATTCTTTTAGAACTTTATGAGCATGTTTGATTGTTAAGTCATAAAATTAAGACAAAGTCAACTGTTAAGTAGAAGACAGATTCTACCCCAGACATGAAATGCATTTAGAACCCAAATATTGCTGGTAATAGCTTTTCACAACAGTTTTTGCTCATTCATCCAGCCATAAGCTTGGATGAGGAAAGTCTATGTGTTTACCTGGTGTACCCATGTTTACATGGGTGGCAAAACACCACTGCCACACGCTGTTGCTGATAGAAAAGGTTTTGCTGTAAAGCCTTCTGAAAGAACCCAGCTGAAAGCTGCTCATTTATAGCCTTTCCTAATAGCAGAGTGAACATATATACCTTCGTGGGTCCAGTTCATGGTCCTTAGATCCAGTCACTAATTCTGGATGAATTCGCACATGTTCCATCATTGGCTGGATGAGCAAGAGCAAGAAGAATCACATATTATCAGTACAGCGTCTTTTGGTTGCACTAAATTACACAAAGCTGATGAGCAACCTACTGATCCCAATAGTTCAGAATGTTACATTTCCAGATAAAGCTAATGCACATCATTGTAATTTCAAGAGATGATCTTGCTCCCAACAGAGATTTCAGTCCTCCAATagccagattttattttgttttgttgagcGGCCCTCAGTTAAATCAATGTACTGTGTTGAATTGGCAAATACCCGCCTTTTTACAGCTATCAATTCCTTGTCTCAGACAAttcagagagaagcagcattttacCTTGACTACCTCTTCAAAGGTCTCCAAGTTTTCCTTCATACTGTAGTGAGAACGCAGAAAGGACACAAAATTGCAAGGATACATTCCATAAAGACGATGAAAGAGAGCATAAATGCTGGCATGAAGATGGACAAGGTAAATGTCTGCCACATGACCTGGAAAAAGTAGTTATAATCTTTTTCATTACACTGGAGAAAAGGACGAAACTTCTAAGAATGCACGCAAAGTacttttaaatttgaaatgttaacTCGAACAAGTCTTCTGAGATACAAATAGTCTCTGGCGAAACTGTGAAGTCTTCTGAGAGAAAAGGCAACGCTTACTCATCAGCTCACAGCAACACCAAAAATTAAGACATGGACCCTGAAATCCAACCAGTACCCTGCCATTCTCAAAGTACAGCATTTTCTTAATTCAAGTTAGAACCTGAAGCCCCTCTAGATAGTGAGCCAGAGTTTGCAAAACTGACTGTAAGATTAAAACTAAGGTTTGCATCCCTTCAAAGGTAAAAATTAAAAGCCTGTATCCACAAAAAGCAGTCATGACAGACTTGAATCTTACTAGCCATCTTGTGAGTTCCAAACCTACTTGCAACGCAAAATGGCCCTCTAAATAACATCCCTATGAGCTTAACACAGCATTTGTTCATACAGCCGtgagacacacacacaggtaACACTAGTGTTAGACATCAGACACCTTACAACAAATTCAACAAAACCAATTCATCAGAACCGATGTCGTAACTGAGAAGACGAGTTTTACCAACGCTTCCATGACCATTGATAGTTGCACACTAGAAGAAACTCTTACATGTtgcttcttccccctccccatctGTACCTGGGAATCTCAAATTCCCAAATATCTGACTCAAATGTTagcattttcccttctctgtccATTAAGATCAGTCTCTGCGTTTCACTGTTATCAAGGTAGCATTTCGGTCCAGTGAAACTTCATgtagcagcagcaccacatGGAAGAATCTAAGAGACTGCCAAATTCTGAGTGAAGAAGCACTCCTTGATGCTAACTATCAAAGAACAGAATAGCTTGCGGGCTTAATACATGATGCTCTGCATTTAAATAATCTCAGACCATTAAGAGTCTCAGAACAGAATTTACTCACCAACTGTGCGAGAGTCACAAGGATACTACTAAACCATAACTGCATGCAACAAAGTTGAAATCTCACCTGGATTCTGCAAGCACCAGGCTGAGAGACGCCCAAAGATACCAAAGAAATCATGAAGGTATTGTTTGCCAGACTGAGGAATCATTGGCAACATGGTTATTAGCACTAGGACACCTGTGGTGAGTACTACTACATCTGTGTCAGTCTGCAAGAAGGGAGAAAACCTGCATTAGTCAGTTAAAAGTgttgaactttatttttttccaaggatgAGGCGAAGACTGAATCATCATCATGGAAAAAGTTCTCTTCTTTGAAAACATCCCCTCTGAGACCTGCCATAATCTAATGAACCAACATTATTGTCTCTTTCATCCAGAACAACCCTAAGAACAAAAGATTTGCGATTCTTGCTCCTATTCTGCTGCCGCTTTTCTGTATAAAAGCTTGACTTAGTTAAAAAGTGAACATCACCACAGTTCCATGAttgagtagaaaaaaaatcactggtaTGTGAAGCATCTTATGTACcaccttccttctttcccagaGCTAAGAACACACAGTGTTCAGAGCCTAAGAAATCGCAAATCTGATCAGGGTATTCAGAGATGTTGGCTAATTACCAGTGCAAGGGTCAAACGCTTTTCTAATAAACCTGGCTGATTACTCTGGCTGCTAAGTATTTCATACAGCAGTAATTCAAACAATAGCTAGAACCCCATGGCTTACACCAAGAGAAAGGGATGTGGCAGTAAAACCTTTAGCTAGGTGAAACTATGTAACAGAGAATCAGATTTTAGgacagaacacagaaaatgccTGAACTCTTTCCCCGTAGGGTCCCTACTTGCTTCCCTTGTTTAATGCACGTTTTCCTGGGTAGTTCCTCTGCTTTGCCGGGACAGGGTGTAAACAGCACAGGAGAACCTGCGGccaggtgctgctgagctggtcTTGGTATCTCCCAAGAGCTGCTTGGGCTGATCAGACATATCCAGTGTCACGGATTTTTGTTCCTCTGTGTAATCTACAGCTTCTGTTCTCCCTCAGTCAGACACAACCTCTCACAGCACATTTCatgtccatccccatccctctgtACACATCCTGAGCATTTCCACGTCTGTTCTGCTCCCAGCAGCTTTCTGACACACTTCGCTCCTCTCGCCATTACATAAGACTCACACTGGAAAGGGTAACAAACCCTAGTGAGGCACGCCAGGAGTTCCAGGAACAGCActtggagctgctgctttggcagTTACAAACtcgtggttttgttttgaagagcaCTGGCACTTGACTACATTGTGCATTTTAATGTGACTCAAGTGACTAATATGAATTCTTCACCATCATATTAAATGATATTACAGACAATGCATTCTAGGTCTCAAAAAACTTTCCATTCTTTCTTCACTGTTACAATGCTGTACGGTATTATAACTGAtaaatttgctgatgacacaaataaacaaaaaaccaaagcgTGGGGAAACGGCTACCTCCTTGTAACCCAGCACGTCTGTAGCTAAGAAGGGAAAATCAGGTGATTCCAAGGTAATTTCACCATGGAATAGCCTCTTGCGTGGCCCATCTACACTGCAAGTATTTGACCTTACATGCACAAATTTCAGAATGCACTAACGGGAAGTTACTGTACTTCTCATTAAATTAATACTTAATATATCCATCGACTTCACCGACAGCCCTCTGTCTTTAGCCCACTTTAGAAAAGTTGTAGTAAACTTCCCTAACTCAAATTCACACAGTGACAGTGGCTTTTAGAAACAAGATGGTCAGTAACAACAGGATCAGCACAGAGTATTTAGTTGATACAATTCCACTGTGGCTCAGTATTCTAACCAACATTTTACCTCTTCTCACAGCTTAAATAAATGACatcaaaacagaacacaaatgcCTTGCATTACAGGTACGTATGTTTACATCAGGTGTACAAGTGTTTTACAGTTCTTACCTTGAGACATTTAAGTAAGGAAAGCAGGAGAGGTGCTTGAGAAAGCTTATGTTTCCAAGATGGTTGTCGTCTGATCACGTGTCCCAGCAGAGAGAGAGTGGGTAGACGGGTAGCAGCTTTGCCCATATATTCATTAATTTTGTCCAGTAGATGCTGATAGAGGATTTTGCAGAGAGTggtagaaaaaagaaaggtatttaTATCTAACTGGTCCATGTTCTTTTTCACCGATTGATATTCAGCAGTCTGCCATCGCCAGTTATGGAAACTATGGGCATTTTACAAATATACAGCATCCaagagcaaataaaaccaagcaATAAATTTAAGTCTGCTGGTAGCAAAATACAAACTATTCAGTCCAGAAGCAGTCACTACACTTCATAACATTcatcataaataaaaaaaagatctggTCAGCAGAAGTAAAACAATTTGTAGTGTCATTACCTCAATCTGTTTAAAAATCCTTACTTCCTCTCAAAATATCCTATTTGTTTTGGGCTAACACATCCAGCACTGAACAAGCAGCAGTAACATTGCAAAGAGACAACATCAGTCCTCAGAAAACTTTCATTTATAAAGGTTCTTTGCTGAATTGGGTCAGTTTAAGCAACCCAAGAAATTGAGACctttgaagtttttttaaaacttcactaGTCTTACTACAGAGATACTACACCTCTACAACAAGGTCATTCTATATCAGAACAGAAAACCAGATTTCTAACAGATGCTGTTTAAAGGCTGCTTCAATACCAGGCTAAAATCTGCCATACTTAATAACAAGATTTGGTTCTTTTTACCTTGTCATGAGGCTCTTGCAGCATGGACAGTATATGCAGTGCCTGCTGAGAATTGGTTTCCAAGTAATAGTCCACCAGGTTGTTCACAAGCACAGGGCCACGGTCTGTCAGTTTGtttacagcaagaaaaaaaaaaaaacaaaccatacaCTCTCATTACACTGAAGATGAAACATTTGTTACAGGGATGTTGCACAACTTTTTAACAACTATTACATAATTTATAACACAAACCAGTACTTACTGTTACCAGACCTTTAGGAAAATGAGACCTCTCAACTACATTTTCTAGTTCCTAACGATTCGAGCAATTGCATTTGGCTCAGGGAAAGTAACTACGTTTTTTAATAATGAACAATTACTGTGGCACTCTCTAACCTTAAAAACTGAGAGGTAGCTGAACTCCACCAAGAGTATTTTACCCAGGACAGGTAAAGAGTTCAGGAGTAACTTTACACTCTCTCCCTTGAGCAGATAAAAGAGAATGCGTTCAGGGACAAGGACAGTGACAACGCTCTCATGCTCTGAAAAGGCTCTATCAACATTAGAGATGCCTTAATAGCAGAAATCATTTTTGCAAGA
The genomic region above belongs to Caloenas nicobarica isolate bCalNic1 chromosome 19, bCalNic1.hap1, whole genome shotgun sequence and contains:
- the TSC1 gene encoding hamartin isoform X4, yielding MSQGHVADIYLVHLHASIYALFHRLYGMYPCNFVSFLRSHYSMKENLETFEEVVKPMMEHVRIHPELVTGSKDHELDPRRWKRLETHDVVIECAKISLDPAEASYEDGYSSVSRKLSTSLKHHQTDPSASSDIDTQSSYGTSTPYSTPRLTLSQMPGQLPQILSPQTIRLPTEAQQVTIWSPSAVCGMTTPPTSPGIVPSEPSHSASQPYSKALGTSAGGKGTPLGTPATSPPPPCASDDFVHVSIPSAAAMPPKKEDKPDSGRPSLYRQQNVINSDKSLDTPGSKSSVTLSDLPEFLGGLSFEDSAEKDREEDAISKEISEITTDAEHMVPRGGFDSPFYRTNESLSGSQKKTHSAVSGVQGHSQTSEPLTSSLDKPGPESARETPKQTFTPIDKPCGGSAESPAGNREGASGEMCILAPSPCKVPAQRRMVFGSGQPPLYDHLFEVALPKTAYLFVGKKTEELLKKAKGTQDEECVSSTSPVEVLDRLIQQGADAHTKELNKLSLPSKSADWTHFGGSPPSDEIHTLRNQLLLLHNQLLYERFKRQQHALRNRRLLRKVIKATALEEHNAAMKDQLKLQEKEIQALKLSLQKEQARYHQFQEEHENIVAQLHSQIRQLQHDREEFYNQSQELQTKLEDCRNMIADLRLELKKANNKVCHTELLLSQVSQKLSNSESVQQQMEFLNRQLLVLGEVNKLYLEQLQHKHTDTTKEVEMLHAAFWKELEKAKLCVQQQSQRLDASQKRIVELESQLAKKDHLFLEQKKYLEDVKIQARGQLQAVESRYKAQKRITQAFELEILDLFGRLEKSSLLKKLEDEKTEAAEAAEERLDCANEDTVAGYSEETIGRNGETQPPSTRGSSSGKGGSNSELSTPEKPQNQRFSSRWETSVLLEPSTTVPLTVGSLPSSKSFLGMKARELFRNKSESQCDEEGVTISRLSDALKTELCKDPSMETKAPPSPDNLSLSPKIQESSVGQLHIMDYNETHHDHS
- the TSC1 gene encoding hamartin isoform X2; translation: MAQQGNVGELLSMLDSPILSVLEDVTAVFKDNLICDRGPVLVNNLVDYYLETNSQQALHILSMLQEPHDKHLLDKINEYMGKAATRLPTLSLLGHVIRRQPSWKHKLSQAPLLLSLLKCLKTDTDVVVLTTGVLVLITMLPMIPQSGKQYLHDFFGIFGRLSAWCLQNPGHVADIYLVHLHASIYALFHRLYGMYPCNFVSFLRSHYSMKENLETFEEVVKPMMEHVRIHPELVTGSKDHELDPRRWKRLETHDVVIECAKISLDPAEASYEDGYSSVSRKLSTSLKHHQTDPSASSDIDTQSSYGTSTPYSTPRLTLSQMPGQLPQILSPQTIRLPTEAQQVTIWSPSAVCGMTTPPTSPGIVPSEPSHSASQPYSKALGTSGGKGTPLGTPATSPPPPCASDDFVHVSIPSAAAMPPKKEDKPDSGRPSLYRQQNVINSDKSLDTPGSKSSVTLSDLPEFLGGLSFEDSAEKDREEDAISKEISEITTDAEHMVPRGGFDSPFYRTNESLSGSQKKTHSAVSGVQGHSQTSEPLTSSLDKPGPESARETPKQTFTPIDKPCGGSAESPAGNREGASGEMCILAPSPCKVPAQRRMVFGSGQPPLYDHLFEVALPKTAYLFVGKKTEELLKKAKGTQDEECVSSTSPVEVLDRLIQQGADAHTKELNKLSLPSKSADWTHFGGSPPSDEIHTLRNQLLLLHNQLLYERFKRQQHALRNRRLLRKVIKATALEEHNAAMKDQLKLQEKEIQALKLSLQKEQARYHQFQEEHENIVAQLHSQIRQLQHDREEFYNQSQELQTKLEDCRNMIADLRLELKKANNKVCHTELLLSQVSQKLSNSESVQQQMEFLNRQLLVLGEVNKLYLEQLQHKHTDTTKEVEMLHAAFWKELEKAKLCVQQQSQRLDASQKRIVELESQLAKKDHLFLEQKKYLEDVKIQARGQLQAVESRYKAQKRITQAFELEILDLFGRLEKSSLLKKLEDEKTEAAEAAEERLDCANEDTVAGYSEETIGRNGETQPPSTRGSSSGKGGSNSELSTPEKPQNQRFSSRWETSVLLEPSTTVPLTVGSLPSSKSFLGMKARELFRNKSESQCDEEGVTISRLSDALKTELCKDPSMETKAPPSPDNLSLSPKIQESSVGQLHIMDYNETHHDHS
- the TSC1 gene encoding hamartin isoform X1: MAQQGNVGELLSMLDSPILSVLEDVTAVFKDNLICDRGPVLVNNLVDYYLETNSQQALHILSMLQEPHDKHLLDKINEYMGKAATRLPTLSLLGHVIRRQPSWKHKLSQAPLLLSLLKCLKTDTDVVVLTTGVLVLITMLPMIPQSGKQYLHDFFGIFGRLSAWCLQNPGHVADIYLVHLHASIYALFHRLYGMYPCNFVSFLRSHYSMKENLETFEEVVKPMMEHVRIHPELVTGSKDHELDPRRWKRLETHDVVIECAKISLDPAEASYEDGYSSVSRKLSTSLKHHQTDPSASSDIDTQSSYGTSTPYSTPRLTLSQMPGQLPQILSPQTIRLPTEAQQVTIWSPSAVCGMTTPPTSPGIVPSEPSHSASQPYSKALGTSAGGKGTPLGTPATSPPPPCASDDFVHVSIPSAAAMPPKKEDKPDSGRPSLYRQQNVINSDKSLDTPGSKSSVTLSDLPEFLGGLSFEDSAEKDREEDAISKEISEITTDAEHMVPRGGFDSPFYRTNESLSGSQKKTHSAVSGVQGHSQTSEPLTSSLDKPGPESARETPKQTFTPIDKPCGGSAESPAGNREGASGEMCILAPSPCKVPAQRRMVFGSGQPPLYDHLFEVALPKTAYLFVGKKTEELLKKAKGTQDEECVSSTSPVEVLDRLIQQGADAHTKELNKLSLPSKSADWTHFGGSPPSDEIHTLRNQLLLLHNQLLYERFKRQQHALRNRRLLRKVIKATALEEHNAAMKDQLKLQEKEIQALKLSLQKEQARYHQFQEEHENIVAQLHSQIRQLQHDREEFYNQSQELQTKLEDCRNMIADLRLELKKANNKVCHTELLLSQVSQKLSNSESVQQQMEFLNRQLLVLGEVNKLYLEQLQHKHTDTTKEVEMLHAAFWKELEKAKLCVQQQSQRLDASQKRIVELESQLAKKDHLFLEQKKYLEDVKIQARGQLQAVESRYKAQKRITQAFELEILDLFGRLEKSSLLKKLEDEKTEAAEAAEERLDCANEDTVAGYSEETIGRNGETQPPSTRGSSSGKGGSNSELSTPEKPQNQRFSSRWETSVLLEPSTTVPLTVGSLPSSKSFLGMKARELFRNKSESQCDEEGVTISRLSDALKTELCKDPSMETKAPPSPDNLSLSPKIQESSVGQLHIMDYNETHHDHS